A region from the Aphis gossypii isolate Hap1 chromosome 1, ASM2018417v2, whole genome shotgun sequence genome encodes:
- the LOC114128946 gene encoding nucleolar protein 16-like, with amino-acid sequence MPVNYNKKKLGKKMKKTPSVTCPLIKDHWNDKVSVAKNLSNFGLTNNPSKSILTGFVNTQPQVQGEEIKEQNKKRKRVANQPQVVKLLEEQANKPTGIKQITLPPGTIKFITYLMDKYGDNYKEMTKDPKNVYQMTWKQIRAKIVTFKSIKAYEHLMPKPIADL; translated from the exons ATGCctgtaaattacaataaaaaaaagttaggtaAAAAGATGAAGAAGACTCCAAGTGTTACGTG tcCTCTCATAAAAGATCACTGGAATGACAAGGTATCAGTTGCCAAGAATTTGAGTAACTTTGGACTTACAAATAATCCTAGCAAATCCATTTTAACTGGTTTTGTCAATACTCAACCACAAGTACAAGGTGAAGAAATTAAagaacagaataaaaaa cgtAAGAGAGTGGCAAATCAACCACAAGTTGTCAAACTTTTGGAAGAGCAAGCAAATAAACCTACAGGAATCAAGCAGATAACATTACCTCCTGGCACGATAAAGTTCATCACTTATCTTATGGATAAATATGGAGACAATTATAAg gaGATGACAAAGGATCCGAAAAATGTTTACCAAATGACATGGAAACAAATACGTGCAAAAATTGTAACATTCAAAAGCATAAAGGCGTACGAGCATTTAATGCCAAAGCCAATAgccgatttataa
- the LOC114128945 gene encoding DNA-directed RNA polymerase III subunit RPC8, with amino-acid sequence MFIVSEFEEVVKVQPNHLEDDQMSRIVIHLNSMLANKVVMNVGLCLSLFDILEIGDSIIYPSEGAYFSKVRFRFIVFRPFVEEILIGKVKSSSSDGAVLTTGFFEDIFVPAANMQNPSRFDVKDKVWVWEYDNCGDTVELHMDIGETVRFRVVSEQFTDTHPGVDSGLLDTGEIATSKSKSPYSIVGTVREPGLGVIGWWTDL; translated from the exons ATGTTTATCGTTAGTGAATTCGAAGAGGTCGTGAAGGTGCAACCGAATCATTTAGAAGATGACCAAATGTCCCGGATTGTCATACACCTCAACTCGATGCTTGCCAACAAAGTAGTAATGAACGTCGGCTTGTGTCTGTCTTTGTTCGACATTTTGGAAATCGGTGATTCAATAATATACCCGAGCGAAGGAGCATATTTTTCCAAGGTGCGATTTAGATTCATCGTTTTCAG ACCGTTTGTTGAAGAAATACTTATTGGAAAAGTGAAGAGCTCCAGTTCGGACGGTGCTGTACTTACAACCGGTTTCTTTGAGGACATATTTGTGCCGGCAGCAAACATGCAAAATCCAAGTCGCTTCGATGTCAAAGACAAAGTGTGGGTGTGGGAATATGACAACTGTGGCGATACAGTTGAATTGCACATGGACATTGGGGAAACAGTTAGGTTTCGTGTTGTTTCTGAACAGTTTACTGATACACATCCAGGAGTGGACAGCGGACTTTTAGACACTGGTGAGATAGCAACATCAAAGTCAAAATCACCATATTCAATTGTTGGCACAGTAAGAGAACCTGGTTTAGGAGTAATTGGATGGTGGACAGATTTATGA
- the LOC114128944 gene encoding uncharacterized protein LOC114128944 produces the protein MGFKLKALVVVSSGVVLGVCTYAAYRTWKKRQYSADDEGFEDVSKAKESLEKKVLVLGLEGSGKSTLVSQIVKEVGQKSITSNTVYKPTEGFNVTSLSDGGSPTVNIWEIGGKESVRRYWPKFFQDTDILVFVVDASNNSNQSVVVSEIKSLLGDARLASVPILVLANKQDMIGALNAEQISNVLDLKSIPSRSHQVKVLETQTRPETNEIHQTVLEVRKVLLKLSSHM, from the exons ATGGGCTTTAAATTAAAGGCTCTAGTTGTAGTTTCGTCTGGAGTCGTTTTAGGTGTGTGTACGTATGCCGCATACCGTACATGGAAGAAGCGACAGTACAGTGCCGATGATGAAGGTTTCGAAGATGTTTCGAAGgcaa AAGAATCGTTGGAGAAGAAAGTATTGGTATTGGGGTTGGAAGGATCTGGAAAATCAACATTGGTCTCACAAATTGTTAAGGAAGTCGGACAAAAAAGTATCACATCAAATACTGTGTACAAACCAACTGAAGGTTTTAATGTTACGTCTTTGTCTGATGGAGGTTCTCCTACAGTCAATATATGGGAAA ttggtGGTAAAGAAAGTGTTCGAAGATATTGGCCAAAGTTTTTCCAAGATACAGATATCTTAGTGTTTGTTGTGGATGCTAGTAATAATTCAAATCAATCAGTTGTTGTGAGCGAGATCAAATCATTACTTGGTGATGCCCGTTTGGCTTCTGTTCCCATTTTAGTCCTTGCCAATAAACag gaTATGATTGGAGCACTTAACGCAGAACAGATCTCAAATGTACTCGACTTGAAAAGCATTCCATCTAGATCACATCAAGTAAAAGTGTTAGAAACTCAAACAAGACCAGAAACTAATGAGATCCATCAAACAGTATTAGAAGTTCGGAAAGTGCTCTTAAAATTAAGTTCCCATATGTAA